In Dermacentor albipictus isolate Rhodes 1998 colony chromosome 6, USDA_Dalb.pri_finalv2, whole genome shotgun sequence, the following proteins share a genomic window:
- the LOC139046811 gene encoding uncharacterized protein — translation MCSCGSFPRRRQGRLRSISPSRSCTRTKGPGVRTVFTRTGLRVMALMEMMTIMLLMLRRRHHGLPRKSASATECSTPRSRNCATLPQVAGCRSGYEGAPARPNTHRFSRATVQHYLKSQVAAVATEVRQRGRTLDGSVAQLCNTTSSHLVAALLKETLGRGDNPGDNLYEPVYSEGCSGSWSSARTTSRRRC, via the exons ATGTGCTCATGTGGAAGCTTTCCACGGCGAAGACAAG GACGCTTACGATCAATTTCCCCCTCGCGGAGCTGCACCCGCACCAAAGGCCCGGGTGTCCGGACTGTGTTCACACGAACCGGGCTCCGCGTGATGGCCCTGATGGAGATGATGACAATCATGCTGCTCATGCTCAGACGCCGCCACCACGGTTTGCCACGAAAGAGCGCCAGTGCGACCGAGTGCTCGACGCCTCGGTCGCGCAACTGTGCAACACTACCTCAAGTCGCAGGTTGCCGCAGCGGCTACGAGGGTGCGCCAGCACGGCCGAACACACATCGCTTCAGTCGCGCAACTGTGCAACACTACCTCAAGTCGCAGGTTGCCGCTGTGGCTACGGAGGTGCGCCAGCGCGGCCGAACACTCGATGGCTCGGTCGCGCAACTGTGCAACACTACATCAAGTCACCTGGTTGCAGCGCTACTCAAG GAGACGCTGGGCCGCGGCGACAACCCGGGCGACAACCTGTACGAGCCCGTGTACTCGGAAGGCTGCAGCGGCTCCTGGTCTTCGGCACGCACGACAAGCAGGCGACGCTGCTGA